The Haliotis asinina isolate JCU_RB_2024 chromosome 3, JCU_Hal_asi_v2, whole genome shotgun sequence genome segment TGCTTCTCCATACTTGATACACCTGAGCAGGGCGTTGGCCACCTGCACGTCAACAGCATGGTCATATTTACAGTGAAACACACTACCAGCCTTTGACAGCCCTCCACTTGTCTCAAACACCTTGTTGTGTGACAGAGATGtttctgtaaacaaataaaaaatcagtAGACAcatcattttaattttttccATTTCTATATAAaactgacagtgagtgagtgagtgagtgagtgagtgagtgagtgagtgagtgagagcgagtgagtttagttttactccgcactcagcaataatacaggcggcagtctgtaaataatcctgtctgggccagcatcgatctgcacatttgggaaccgatgacatgtgtgaaccaagtcagtgagcctgaccacctgatagcgttagttgcctcttgcgacaagcatagtcaccttctatggcaagcatgggttgctgaaggcctattctaccccaggaccttcatgggtcaactGACTCTAAATAACTAATGACACAATTGTGTCTATTTGCTTTGTAACTCccgtcaacaatattccagtggtTTGAACACAATTAGGCTGCACTTTAAAATGTAAATCTCATCTCATTCATTCACCATGGTTGGACGGTGGGTTTCAgattacattttctgaaatgATAACTGTGAGATAACAAGTTCACAAAGAGACTGGCCTACACTTCTTATCCCCTGAATTCCTTTTTGATTGGTTGTTTCATGAAACCCCTTAGCACAAACTCGCAGGGAGTGGGCAGGTACGAGGTCTGTGATTTCTTGCCACATCTTTCATTAAAGGACAAATGACAGACCTTCGACCCAATTTCCATCAGGTCCTAGAATACAAAGGCCTCTCTGTCGTCAGTTCTAGAAGGCATGTTCTTCTGAACTGGCCCCAGCATCCACATCATTTGGGTGAAAGGCAAGAGAGCTTGTAAGCTCTCCATGCAATGTTTTGTCCTTGTAAAATGTGTTGATAATCCCTTCTCAATCCTAAGTTTAATCAGTGATGGTCAAGAAACAGGAGAGGAACTCCAGCACAAAATCTTGAATTAATACTCCACAAATGTGACTGCTCACATAAACTGATGATACACAGTATCAATAACCTCAGCATCATTGTACACAGTTGGCTTCCAGGCCAATAATGAAGTCACCAAAGATGACTGTGCCTGAACACTCCAGAAGACCCTTGGGTGAGGTtgatatggtgagtgagttgagtgagttgagttgagttgagttgagttgagttgagttgagttgagttgagttgagttgagttgagtgagtgagtgagtgagtgagtgagtgagtgagtgagtgagtgagtgagtgagtgagtgagtgagtgagtgagtgagtgagtgagtgagtgagtgagtgagtgagtgagtgagtgagtgagtcagttgggttttacactgcttttaacaatattccagcagtatgattcaggggacaccagaaatagccttcacacattgtagtagCCCTGTGGTGAATGGATTTCGAGGCCACTTTTTGGAAacttccagcaaaatcatggtgAGGGACTCCAGGATTGGGattcatatttcaaatgttttaaccagTGGTCTTATCCTCTGCCCATACTAAGGAACTGACTACAACTAGTGGTCACATGTTCATGCAGGGACAGATCTTTTCAGGTTGTTTACTGTTGATAATAGAAGAGAAAGCGCATAACATGAGATAAGTTTAAAAAGTACTCACTTCTTATGAAAAAGCAtgtgttgttgaagaccaagcACAACCGGGATCTTCATGATGGAAGACAATAgtgttgtttaaacataataagTTGTGGTTAGCAGTACTTACTAAAAACCTCTCGGGTCTCAGTCACTTCTCCAATCTTATCCAGCAATAGATGGTTTCCTGCAACAAGACTTGATGAATTACTCCTTGTGAAGGATGAGTGAATAATTATGCTTTACTGACACTCTGACACACTGATCCAGGATACCATGGAAACACATAGTCACATGATCTTCCATTATGCCCATTCAGGAGGAATGTGCCCTGAGTAACTGAAGGGTATGCATGGGGTCACTACTAACCAAGGTGACTGGTTGATGTTATTGATGTACTTTGTGCATTAACTAGTTAATATTTATCTTCAAACATTTACATAAGTAATTACTGAGTGACTGTCGTTCTACTGTTTGGAGACATGGtgctgactgagtttagttttatgctacttttaggaatattccaccaatatcaggACGAGTAGGGGGGTGGGGAGGggaaaggaacaccagaaatgggcttgacacattgcatccatagggggaatcaaaccctggtttccagtgtgacaagcaaacactttagccactaggctaccccaccatccctcaGTAGTattgaaatgaattttaattcaaGGCTGGTTCACAAAATAGCATTATATGAATAAATAACATACTTGCAcctattgaaaaaaaaatatatttgtctttgaaatatgtttttcttaCCTGTCTCAATATTGCGTTTATTCCACAGACAGATGATATAATCACATCGGATGCTGCACAAGTCAGTTTGCGCTAAGCACAATGGTTTCAAAGAAATCATCTTCTTTTCAGGTAACTGGCCATCAACCCATTCACCTGAATAAAGAGGGAGATAAGTATTGGCTCATTTCATGTAATGTCTCACCATTTGGGTGGTATCACTTGGCAAATAGTAACAGTGACAAAAATACACAGAATGGCAATACATGCATCATGTTTAATGTAACCTGGAACAGTACATCCTCCTTGACTCAACATGGTCTAACGTGGAACAGAACAATCATCTTGGCCTCTGACTGGTCATGGTGTAACATGGTACAGAACAATCTTCTTGACCCACTACTGATCATGGTTTAACACAGAACAGGACAATCTTCTTGGCCTCTGACTGATCATGGTCTAACAAGGATTAGAACAATCTTCTTGACTTCTGACTGATCATGGCCATGGTCTAACATGGAACATGACAATCTTCTTGGCCTCTGACTGATCATTGTCTAACAAGGACTAGAACAATCTTCTTGACCTTGACTTCTGACTGATCATGGTCTAACATGGAACATGACAATCTTCTTGACCTCTGACTGATCAGGGTCTAACATGGAACAGAACAATTGTCTTGGCCTCTGACTGGTCAGGGTCTAACATGGAACAGAACAATTGTCTTGGCCTCTGACTGGTCAGGGTCTAACAAGGTACAGAACAATCGTCTTGACTCACTACTGATCATGGTTTAACACAGAACAGGACAATTTTCTTGGCCTCTGACTGATTATGGTCTAACAAGGACTAGAACAATCTTCTTAACCTCTGACTGATCATAGTCTAACATGGAACAGGGCAATCTTCTTGACCTCTGAATGAGCATGGTCTAACATTGACCAGGACAATTGTCTTGGCCCTCGACTGATCGTGGTCTAACAATGGAGCAGAACAATCTTCTTGACCTCTGACTGATCATGGTCTAACATGGAACAGAACAATCGTCTTGGCCTCTTGACTGATCACGGTTTAACATGGAACATGATAACATTCTTAACCTGACTGATCCTGATCTAACATGGAACATATCTTCTCTTTTCATCTGACTCACAATGGTCTAACATGAAACAGAAGAGCCTTCTTGGCATCTTACTTATTACCATACAAGCACAATATAGACATGGGTTCAACATTTATAATTAACTGAATCACTTTGAAAACTCACTAAAGATGTTTTAATATTTGAACACAATTTACCACAAAAATCAAATGACACATAGCCTCTATTAATGAATTCCCCTGCCACTGGTATGACAACTAAGGACATACTTACCTTGTTGTGCTGCATGAGCTGAAAGAGGTACATTTCCAGTACCCATACCTTCCCTGGAGTTGGCTCCAAGAGGTATTGATTCAGTGTCATCTTTATTTTCTTCCCCTGCAGTTGGCCTGGCTTTACTTCCTTGACCTTGCTCTCCACAGCTTTGACAAAGAGGATAGGTCAAGCTGGACACTGGCTCATCACACCCAGGTGACTCGCACACATCTGGTAGGGAGGACAATGAGGGATTACTTGCAAATCGAAGATCATGGGGGTAATATGGCTCTAATTGTTGAGTCCTACTTGGTGATTGAAGCTTCAAATCTTCGTAACAACTCATGCAGTAGGGCTCACATTGAGCCACACATTTCCGACCACATTTCCTCTGGCATTCCTGCTCAATCAAAGTAAACCCTGATGGCGAGCTGTAAGATCGTCTTATATTCAGCGTTTGTCTGCTTTTTTCAGGTCTTTTTTCTCCAAACAATTTGTCTGAGGCGACAGGTTCATGGATGTCTGGTATCGTAAGTGTTTTCATGTTGGTAGGTTCTGATGCTCCTGCATATGGAGTGCTAGTATAGCCTCCAGGTCTGGGTTCCACTCCCTGAACCTGACTTCTGTTAGTGGTGCAATTACCAGATGCACCGGAGTTGAGGTTGTTGCTTCCattgtcatacagattctgctgagcACAGTAACCCGGGGGCCCACTGGCATTACGTGTTCTCTCCTTTCCACCAGCATTTCTGAAACATCTACTGCACAGGTAATTTCTTTCCAGCGTTCCAAAAAACCCACAGCCCTTTGTTCTGCACTGATTTGATAAAGACTCATTTCTAGTTGTTTGAGGTTTTTCAGGCTCCATTGTTAACATATTCAGATACTTTTTGAAACAACTGCTGCATTGTCCATTCTGTTCTGCAAGGCCGAAAAATTCACAGTTTGGTGTGGAGCATTTCAATTCACTCCCTATCGCATGTTCAGCCAAGGGAAATGATGAAGATGACTTCTTAATAACTGTCTTATCCATGATCTGACCAGCACTGTAACACTTTCTGCAAAACCCATGCAACTTCTGATACCCAAACTCCTTACAATCAGTTACATGACACTCCTGGAAACTGGGCGTTTGCCCTTCACTATCAACCTGTCCCAAGTAGCACTGAAGGCAAAGTCCATTGGCACTGGTACCTGAATTGCCACAGCCAGAAGTTAGACACTTTCTCCACACAGGATCCAAATACTGACGTTCTGCACATGGTTTGGTATAGCTCCATTCTTGGGATGTTCCACTTGCCTCATGTTCCATAACTGAGCTCTGGGAATGGCTTTGACTTTGAAATGTTCCAGTAAACTGACATTCACCTTCTGAATGAAGTGTGCCTATTTCATGTTTTCCCCGACAATCTTTACAGTAAAAGTCATATTTAGCAAAGCTGACATTTTCACAATTAAGTGTCTTACATTTGTGGGGATGAGTGTTGTAGCATTCATTGCATAATTTTTCTTTCTCAATGCTTCCAAAGTTGGGACAATTTTCTATCAAGCACTTGAAAGGGACAACAGGGTTTGATTCAACCACCAAATCTTCATAGTTTTGACCGAGTCCTATCTGTGGATTATCCTGTGCATGTTGACACATTTGACATCTGCCGTGAAATGCTGGGATACCCATACCAACACACTCAGAGTTGATGCATTCTCGGTAGCTCTCCATTTGTCACCTAGACAAGTGCCTCGCCATCTGAAACATAACCAAACTTCCTTTCAGATTGACCTTTTTTTTGTATGCAACAGACAGCGATGTTCTAGTTAGATCATGGTGACAAATAATCCATaaatatcttttgaaatatCATATGTATTCCATTATTAGTTGTCAAGGTTATGTAGGAAGCCAGTTTGATCGCCATGTGACCTTCGACAGATTAAACAAGCAGCGAGATATTCTTTCAGTGTCACATGTCAGACCAGATCTCTTGcctgttaaaatgacaactaGCATCTCTACTGAAATGGTGCACtgaaagaataaagaagttgaaatcTATGAGTCAATTCTGTATACGgtttctaaatgccactcaaagatgtTGAGTGTGCTGGGTAAAATGCTGATTTGAACAATATTGCAGTTAAATCATGGCATGTCAGCTTTGTGTGGCTAAACAACTTGAAGAGAATCATACAGGGATGGCAACAAGAAAATcggttttcagctgaaaactttatattttgtcatcaACTTCACCTTTGTGAAACCCATGAGAAAGGGCATGGAGCTGACAACTTTCAAACATGAGAAGGATTAACCAGGATTTGAACCTCAGTCATCAGTTTCTGACCTGTACAAAGTGGAGAACTCTTAGATGACTGGACAGGTCAATAAATTACTGAATTATGAAACATAAAAGTAATCATATTATATGCACTTACACATGTCCCAAGTTTTTGTGTAATCCATATACatcagtttcatttgaaactaCATGTATCCTACTGAAACTATTCAAGTTCAAGCACAAGTCATGTTCGCAAACTGATGACAACAGTCAAAGGGCAAGTACACATGAAAATACGCCTTTCACTTTTTCAACATATAAATTATCTATACTATTGTTTCAAGCCAAAACAGCACACATATCACAAGTCActaatttattttttcagtaTATTGTCATTTTGCACATTTGCAGTAAGTTTAtctcattaaaggggcactgatgtggagcaatttccgtggactggtgtaaacttttgttattgtttttctcccgtgagtacccggatgatatcccagaattcgtgactggttcgtgacctctgctgcgcagtccgtaagcgcaattgatagtttaattatagacagatcaactgaggtgaagtcatttgtacttcattacaaatgtattaggaaaacaaatgaaacactttgaaggttaatcatctgccagtggtagaaatggtaaaaaactattaggacggaaaaataacgaagccaatgtaagtctctatattttgtctcataaccctaattagtttattgtcatatttgtatgattctgaaaattaataaaagaacacacgatttgcttatactcatagtaaatttctaacataacagcaacacttatacattgtatagattgccaatgtggatcctatttcacacacatacgcgatctagtgtgtgttttctgtcatacagattctgctgaatgctacaacaaataaattaaaacaaaatgcaaataatgactgtaaaacagactaattttatagcaacaatgtcaggctactaccttgttcaggaatgtatccatcaatatccacgtaaaagaaatcgtattccattcatctgcagctggtaaataatcctgctctgtgtcacgtgtcttacaactgtctcatttgcgaaaaagtaacacatcgtttcacgtctttcgttggtgaaaactagataaacctctcattggtctcccaagatagcacacctggcaactaattgtatgatgtccactattctaagtaatttagttaaccaatattgagcagtcaatcaatcaacgcaagggtggttaattctttgaagggaggatgttgttttgcactcacactttatgacagggtgtaatcatctacacacactgccttttgacaaatctgctagaagataaaagtaattaatcaatcagtgtgttatcagttaatcctttgatcgatgtttgtttttgtaactcagctgataaaccctcttgcatcacttacatgcacatattacataacatacaatacatttgccattacagaccttaatttataatgttgagtatttactccagacaggagaaatgccaaatgggaacctttgttgagtaaccgaagtggtgttgctagtaattatacctgttataaattcatgaattgaccatcaagagaatgatgacaaataacacgtgtaggtttacaccatcaaacgcgagttacagcaaggaagatgtaatctctgtgtcccatgcagcctgaaaacacttatgggccgaaactgttttgaggataccaacggaatttcgttacataaggaatacacacaggcatttgctgtgtactttggtaaataggtgaaataaggtttTTTTTACgcaagacaattttcagatttctctaccaaaggcaaagtcatcgtttgttttgtttacgaattcaaataaatcaactgtgtgttttattatcataaataataaaccattgtagctaccatagctaccaaaatttacgtatgctatttgctatcacagctcaaccaacactcaaaactacctaaatataaagctttgcaatcttccgtactgaaacaaatggcttgctacgagcctgtagacatcatattttcatgtaacatgattaaatatcgaggttaaaaacacagaaataggatcaaattggatcagtcagtataccatccaagcatccgaaaagaactacactgctgggatatatggttacaatcagacaaggaatatcatggatattttaaacaaatggcatgtgatgggcatccggcctcctgactgttaaATTGAacaaattctgctaatatggacaggagcccagttcctttgttcGTCaaggtcgaaggagtgggcgctgaccaatttgcggtctgttTTCGTAactagaccgttggcgagaagcattattcgctccgcatcattGCCCATTTAACATACACCACGGTTCTGTTGCTTGCAACATCACATCACTGAGGAAAGAGATCCACCCGTAACCCCCATCTTTTTACATAGAATATTTCCACCTTCCAAAGTGTAAtgttccaacactgaaataagatTACTGATTGTTCTTCATATCTGTTCTAGTtcactgaatgtatatttagggtgaggtaTGCATGCCGCTGGATCCCCCGGCAATATACTATTAACGACCTAACATAACGTGCTATTTATATCCTACAACAGGACAGACATAATTATCCTGTCACtcaaaaatatatcaatacCATATTTCAAGTGATACCGAAAATTAACTGGCCAATAACACAGACCATACAATCCAAAAACCTTTCAAATGCAAACTTTCTTTAGGGCTGAGAGTTTGCGCCGTCGTTTCAGAGTGACAGCAAACTTCCATATTGGTCGTCGCTATTTGCGTCTTGCCCTTCCCTTCCCTGGAATACGTCAAAGGGAAATCACTTTTACCAAATTTTATGCATACCACTATAAATAATTCGTCTGTGAAGAAAATCTGCGATACAAATAAATATCGACAAAGCACAATGGAGTTTCTCAGATTAAGCCCTAGTATACTTGCATCTATCGCTTACAAAGTGAATAAGATATGCTGAAAACAGAACGCCTTCTAAATATCTTAATGTCATTGTTTTTGTTGACCTACATATTTAACTCCCTTTGATAGGGGGGTAATAATTTATCAATTATCTTTCACTTTGTTTTTCAGAAGAACGTCAGTAGTATAAAAAAACTTTCCTCACATATAGTGATATTAATTATGTGTATGAATAACTTGACTACTTTCTGTTATCAGAATGCTCGTAACAACTCTCTAATATTGTCTGTTTACATGTACCCACAATACGTG includes the following:
- the LOC137277837 gene encoding uncharacterized protein — encoded protein: MESYRECINSECVGMGIPAFHGRCQMCQHAQDNPQIGLGQNYEDLVVESNPVVPFKCLIENCPNFGSIEKEKLCNECYNTHPHKCKTLNCENVSFAKYDFYCKDCRGKHEIGTLHSEGECQFTGTFQSQSHSQSSVMEHEASGTSQEWSYTKPCAERQYLDPVWRKCLTSGCGNSGTSANGLCLQCYLGQVDSEGQTPSFQECHVTDCKEFGYQKLHGFCRKCYSAGQIMDKTVIKKSSSSFPLAEHAIGSELKCSTPNCEFFGLAEQNGQCSSCFKKYLNMLTMEPEKPQTTRNESLSNQCRTKGCGFFGTLERNYLCSRCFRNAGGKERTRNASGPPGYCAQQNLYDNGSNNLNSGASGNCTTNRSQVQGVEPRPGGYTSTPYAGASEPTNMKTLTIPDIHEPVASDKLFGEKRPEKSRQTLNIRRSYSSPSGFTLIEQECQRKCGRKCVAQCEPYCMSCYEDLKLQSPSRTQQLEPYYPHDLRFASNPSLSSLPDVCESPGCDEPVSSLTYPLCQSCGEQGQGSKARPTAGEENKDDTESIPLGANSREGMGTGNVPLSAHAAQQGEWVDGQLPEKKMISLKPLCLAQTDLCSIRCDYIICLWNKRNIETGNHLLLDKIGEVTETREVFKTSLSHNKVFETSGGLSKAGSVFHCKYDHAVDVQVANALLRCIKYGEAEARKKSTQNSVVLFPVAYFEDLQRDPALSTRVSMYVISYIQTVTGYTQVLSKFWLCVDSPDTSTKCKEEYVRVKEKKNKDIHKTSLTCCHRCKNAPAAKLKPISEKCGDHCAVFCIQCLKIGRRDQLRCPKHGLCFSPIGHENTYAILVAGHDKNSKVAKMFVKDVEYMKRALQCDDIIGVRNENIQVLTPGTKGTMYEKVIKAFSDLQSKIKKKKGPSVFFFFYSGHNDKKSLKLGKTNDTITPRRLKQQLSKLDVEKIVIILDCCYSAGADMTVEVDEEDFSLSIGSCSKDDTDPEIYVPKLWNLDEIQDDTGSKGGDTCVYQWSSSTSDEKSFHDYDHSFFTFSIVKALNAKCPLEKERCGQCQQFRREVVRADGVFLKTVHESVDYHVQMLAQKKNRQQHPQLESSHDDVLLAFHHFYT